One genomic region from Cyanobium usitatum str. Tous encodes:
- the aspS gene encoding aspartate--tRNA ligase, whose amino-acid sequence MRSHGCGDLCHDASGQAVQLCGWVDRCRDHGGVIFVDLRDSSGSVQITVDPDNGAEMFAVAEHLRNETVIQVAGKVRERPADAINDRLATGRIEVLASAITVLNAVKGNLPFPVSVHDEENTREELRLRHRYLDLRRERMNSNLRLRHRTVQAMRRFLEDQGFIEVETPVLTRSTPEGARDYLVPSRVCGGEWFALPQSPQLFKQLLMVGGLERYYQVARCFRDEDLRADRQPEFTQLDIEMSFMGQEQILELNEALIASIWKAVKGVELPRPFPRLTWHGAMARYGTDRPDTRYGLELTDVSDLVAGMGFKVFSGAVAAGGSVKCIAVPGGNDAISNVRIKPGGDVFSEAQKAGAGGLAFIRVREGGEIDTIGAIKDNLSEATKAELLERTGATPGTLLLFGAGDTATVNKALDRVRQFLARELGLVPADRDNDQWNFLWVVDFPMFEFNAGENRLEALHHPFCAPNADDLGADPTAWAHTLPTARAQAYDLVLNGLELGGGSLRIHDSALQRQVLQTIGLPLEEANQQFGFLMDALDMGAPPHGGLAYGVDRIVMLLAGEESIRDTIAFPKTQQARCLMTGAPGGVATKQLDELNVVSTWVDEDES is encoded by the coding sequence ATGCGCAGCCACGGATGCGGCGACCTATGTCACGACGCCAGCGGCCAGGCAGTGCAGCTCTGCGGCTGGGTAGACCGTTGCCGTGACCACGGCGGCGTGATTTTTGTCGACCTGCGCGACAGCAGCGGCAGCGTCCAGATCACCGTCGATCCCGACAATGGCGCCGAAATGTTCGCCGTAGCCGAGCACCTGCGCAACGAAACGGTGATTCAGGTGGCAGGCAAGGTGCGGGAGCGACCCGCCGATGCCATCAACGACCGACTGGCCACCGGCCGCATCGAAGTGCTGGCCAGCGCCATCACCGTGCTCAACGCCGTCAAGGGCAACCTGCCCTTCCCCGTGTCGGTGCACGACGAGGAGAACACCCGCGAAGAGCTGCGGCTGCGCCACCGCTACCTCGACCTGCGCCGCGAGCGCATGAACAGCAACCTGCGCCTGCGCCACCGCACCGTGCAGGCGATGCGCCGCTTCCTGGAAGACCAGGGCTTTATCGAGGTGGAAACCCCGGTGCTCACCCGCTCCACCCCCGAGGGCGCCCGCGACTACCTGGTGCCCAGCCGGGTCTGCGGTGGTGAGTGGTTTGCCCTACCCCAGTCGCCCCAGTTGTTTAAGCAGCTGCTGATGGTGGGCGGCCTCGAGCGCTATTACCAGGTGGCTCGCTGCTTCCGCGACGAAGATCTGCGCGCCGATCGCCAGCCGGAATTCACCCAGCTGGACATCGAGATGAGCTTCATGGGCCAGGAGCAAATCCTGGAGCTCAACGAGGCCCTGATCGCCTCGATCTGGAAGGCCGTGAAAGGGGTGGAGCTGCCTCGGCCGTTCCCGCGCCTTACCTGGCATGGGGCCATGGCCCGCTACGGCACAGATCGCCCCGACACCCGCTACGGCCTGGAGCTCACCGACGTGAGCGACCTGGTGGCCGGCATGGGCTTCAAGGTGTTCAGCGGCGCAGTGGCCGCCGGCGGCTCGGTGAAGTGCATCGCCGTGCCCGGCGGCAACGACGCCATCAGCAACGTGCGCATCAAGCCCGGCGGTGATGTGTTCAGCGAAGCTCAGAAGGCTGGGGCCGGCGGCCTGGCCTTCATCCGCGTGCGCGAGGGCGGCGAGATCGACACGATCGGCGCCATCAAGGACAACCTCTCCGAGGCCACGAAGGCGGAACTGCTGGAGCGCACCGGTGCCACCCCTGGCACCCTGCTGCTGTTCGGCGCCGGCGACACCGCCACGGTTAATAAGGCCCTCGATCGGGTGCGCCAGTTTCTGGCCCGCGAGCTCGGCCTGGTGCCGGCCGACCGTGACAACGACCAGTGGAATTTCCTCTGGGTGGTGGATTTCCCGATGTTTGAGTTCAACGCCGGCGAAAACCGCCTCGAGGCCCTGCACCACCCCTTCTGCGCCCCCAACGCAGACGACCTTGGGGCAGATCCCACCGCCTGGGCCCACACCCTGCCCACGGCCCGCGCCCAGGCCTACGACCTGGTGCTCAACGGCCTGGAGCTGGGCGGCGGCTCCCTGCGCATCCACGATTCGGCCCTGCAGCGCCAGGTACTGCAAACCATTGGTCTACCCCTGGAGGAGGCCAACCAGCAATTCGGCTTCCTGATGGACGCCCTCGACATGGGTGCCCCACCCCACGGCGGCCTGGCCTACGGCGTGGATCGGATTGTGATGCTGCTGGCGGGCGAGGAATCGATCCGCGACACGATCGCCTTCCCCAAGACCCAGCAGGCCCGCTGCCTGATGACCGGCGCGCCGGGCGGTGTGGCCACCAAACAACTTGATGAGCTGAACGTGGTCAGCACCTGGGTAGACGAAGACGAAAGCTGA
- a CDS encoding CTP synthase: protein MSKFVFVTGGVVSSIGKGIVAASLGRLLKSRGYSVSILKLDPYLNVDPGTMSPYQHGEVFVTEDGAETDLDLGHYERFTDTAMSRLNSVTTGSIYQSVINKERRGDYNGGTVQVIPHITREIRERIHRVAANSNADVVIGEIGGTVGDIESLPFLEAIREFRGDVGRQDLAYVHVTLLPFIGVSGELKTKPTQHSVKELRSIGIQPDVLVCRSDRPVSDELRRKIGGFCGVPQRAVIQALDADSIYAVPLAMEQEGLCREVLDVLQLSNAESDMARWQELVTKLRHPGPAVKVALVGKYVQLNDAYLSVVEALRHACLDRDASLDLHWVCAEQLESQGAEALLAGMDAVVVPGGFGNRGVDGKVAAIRWAREQQVPFLGLCLGMQCAVIEWARNQAGLTGATSAELNADTPHPVIHLLPEQQDVVDLGGTMRLGVYPCRLAADTMAHRLYGDEVVYERHRHRYEFNNAYRSLFTESGYTISGTSPDGRLVELIELPSHPFFTACQYHPEFLSRPGKPHPLFRGLIEAAQQRLPQQG from the coding sequence ATGAGCAAGTTCGTCTTTGTCACCGGCGGCGTGGTGTCGAGCATCGGCAAGGGCATCGTGGCCGCCAGCCTGGGGCGCCTGCTCAAGAGCCGGGGCTACAGCGTTTCGATCCTCAAGCTCGACCCTTATTTGAACGTCGACCCGGGCACGATGAGCCCGTACCAACACGGTGAGGTGTTCGTCACCGAGGACGGCGCCGAGACCGACCTGGATCTGGGCCACTACGAACGCTTTACCGACACCGCCATGTCGCGCCTCAACAGCGTGACAACCGGCTCGATTTACCAGTCGGTAATCAACAAGGAGCGCCGCGGCGACTACAACGGCGGCACCGTGCAGGTGATCCCCCACATCACCCGCGAAATCCGCGAGCGAATCCATCGGGTAGCCGCCAACAGCAATGCCGACGTGGTGATCGGCGAGATCGGTGGCACGGTGGGTGACATCGAATCGCTGCCGTTTCTTGAGGCGATACGCGAATTCCGGGGCGATGTGGGCCGCCAGGACCTGGCCTACGTGCACGTCACCCTGCTGCCCTTCATCGGCGTTTCTGGGGAGCTCAAGACCAAGCCCACCCAGCACTCGGTGAAGGAGTTGCGCTCGATCGGCATCCAGCCCGATGTGCTGGTGTGCCGCAGCGACCGGCCCGTGAGCGACGAACTGCGCCGCAAGATCGGTGGCTTCTGCGGAGTGCCGCAGCGGGCCGTGATCCAGGCCCTGGACGCCGACAGCATCTATGCGGTGCCGCTGGCAATGGAGCAGGAGGGGCTCTGCCGGGAGGTGCTCGATGTGCTGCAGCTCAGCAACGCTGAAAGTGACATGGCCCGCTGGCAGGAGCTGGTGACCAAGCTGCGCCACCCCGGCCCGGCGGTGAAGGTGGCGCTAGTGGGCAAGTACGTGCAGCTCAACGACGCCTACCTGTCGGTGGTGGAGGCCCTGCGCCACGCCTGCCTGGATCGGGATGCTTCGCTTGATCTGCACTGGGTCTGCGCCGAGCAGCTCGAAAGCCAAGGCGCGGAAGCTCTGCTGGCCGGCATGGATGCGGTGGTGGTGCCCGGCGGCTTCGGCAACCGCGGTGTGGACGGCAAGGTGGCGGCAATCCGCTGGGCGCGGGAACAGCAGGTTCCCTTCCTGGGCCTGTGCCTGGGCATGCAGTGCGCCGTGATCGAGTGGGCCCGCAACCAGGCTGGCCTCACCGGTGCCACCAGCGCCGAACTTAATGCCGACACGCCCCATCCAGTGATTCACCTCCTGCCTGAACAACAGGACGTGGTGGATTTGGGCGGCACGATGCGCCTGGGCGTTTACCCCTGCCGCCTGGCTGCAGACACAATGGCCCATCGCCTTTATGGCGACGAGGTTGTGTACGAACGCCACCGCCATCGCTACGAATTCAACAACGCTTACCGCAGTCTCTTCACCGAATCGGGCTACACAATCAGCGGCACTTCGCCAGACGGTCGCTTAGTTGAATTAATCGAACTACCGAGCCATCCATTTTTTACCGCTTGCCAATATCACCCCGAATTTCTCTCCCGCCCCGGCAAGCCTCACCCCCTATTCCGGGGGTTGATCGAGGCCGCCCAGCAGCGCCTGCCCCAGCAAGGCTGA
- a CDS encoding RNA polymerase sigma factor, RpoD/SigA family produces MPHTPTSTDPVRLYLQDIGRVDLLTQEQELTLARLVQRREQLLREGEPGKNEPGEGELDEVAAKERRLALHRGKRAKERMIQANLRLVVSVAKKYQRRGMDLLDLVQEGTLGLERAVERFDPTRGFRFGTYAYWWIRQGITRALASQSRTIRLPVHISEKLNRIKRAQRELSARLGRLPCVVEIAQELNLSEALIRETLLQLPKPVSLEARVGKEQDMQLGDLLKDGHGTPEQELAREQLHNDLEALLEDLSSREAEVIRQRFGLVDDTPRSLTEIGAAMHLSQERVRQIESRALLKLRQPQNRCRVKDYLGSLD; encoded by the coding sequence GTGCCCCACACCCCCACCAGCACCGATCCGGTGCGGCTTTACCTGCAAGACATCGGCCGGGTGGACCTGCTTACCCAGGAGCAGGAGCTCACCCTGGCCCGGCTGGTGCAGCGGCGAGAACAGCTACTGCGCGAAGGCGAACCGGGCAAAAACGAACCGGGTGAAGGTGAACTGGACGAAGTGGCCGCCAAGGAGCGACGGCTTGCACTGCACCGCGGCAAAAGGGCCAAGGAGCGGATGATCCAGGCCAATCTGCGGCTGGTGGTGTCGGTGGCCAAGAAGTATCAGCGCCGGGGCATGGACCTGCTGGATCTGGTGCAGGAGGGCACCCTGGGCCTGGAGCGGGCCGTGGAGCGCTTTGACCCCACCAGGGGGTTTCGCTTCGGCACCTACGCCTACTGGTGGATTCGCCAGGGCATCACCCGGGCCCTTGCCAGCCAGAGCCGCACGATCCGGCTGCCGGTGCACATCAGCGAGAAGCTCAACCGCATTAAACGGGCCCAGCGTGAACTCAGCGCCCGGCTAGGCCGCCTGCCCTGCGTGGTTGAAATCGCCCAGGAGCTGAATCTCAGCGAAGCGCTGATCCGCGAAACCCTGTTGCAGCTGCCCAAACCCGTCTCCCTGGAGGCCCGGGTGGGCAAGGAACAGGACATGCAGCTCGGCGACCTACTGAAAGACGGCCACGGCACGCCTGAGCAGGAACTCGCCCGCGAGCAGCTGCACAACGACCTCGAGGCCCTGCTTGAAGACCTGAGCAGCCGCGAAGCCGAGGTGATCCGTCAACGCTTCGGGCTAGTAGACGACACTCCCCGAAGCCTGACTGAGATCGGCGCTGCCATGCACCTCTCCCAAGAGCGGGTGCGGCAGATCGAATCCCGGGCCCTGCTGAAACTGCGCCAACCCCAGAACCGCTGCCGCGTAAAGGATTATCTGGGCAGCCTCGACTAA
- the speE gene encoding polyamine aminopropyltransferase — MSTPPAPTWIDEVFDGVRYGLEGTVLAETQSPFQRVTIIDSQRYGKGLLLDGCWMTAERQERHYHEPIVHPALCGAASIERVLVIGGGDGGTARECLRHAGVQQLDLVEIDGLVVEWSQQYLPSIGGGCWSDPRFQLTVGDGIAWAAHAPDASYDVVIVDGSDPAGPAEGLFNRAFFEHCRRILRPSGVFATQSESPEAFRQVHIDTVKLIREVFGYADPMYGWVPMYPSGWWSWTFAATDGRRYLQPDPARAAAVACGSEIWSPRWQRGAFDAIPAAIERALNT; from the coding sequence GTGAGCACCCCACCCGCCCCCACCTGGATCGACGAGGTCTTCGACGGCGTGCGCTACGGCCTCGAGGGCACGGTGCTCGCCGAAACCCAGTCACCCTTCCAGCGGGTGACCATCATCGACAGCCAGCGCTACGGCAAGGGCCTGCTGCTCGATGGCTGCTGGATGACGGCCGAGCGCCAGGAGCGGCATTACCACGAGCCGATCGTGCATCCGGCCCTCTGCGGCGCAGCGAGCATCGAGCGGGTGCTGGTGATCGGCGGCGGCGATGGCGGCACCGCCCGCGAGTGCCTGCGCCACGCCGGCGTCCAGCAGCTCGACCTGGTGGAGATCGACGGCCTGGTGGTGGAGTGGAGCCAGCAATACCTGCCCTCCATCGGCGGCGGTTGCTGGAGCGACCCCCGCTTCCAGCTGACGGTGGGCGACGGCATCGCCTGGGCCGCCCATGCGCCCGATGCCAGCTACGACGTGGTGATCGTCGATGGCTCCGACCCGGCCGGCCCCGCCGAAGGCCTGTTCAACCGAGCGTTTTTTGAGCACTGTCGCCGCATCCTGCGGCCCAGCGGCGTGTTTGCCACCCAGAGCGAATCACCGGAGGCCTTCCGCCAAGTGCACATCGACACGGTGAAGCTGATCCGCGAGGTGTTCGGCTACGCCGACCCGATGTATGGCTGGGTGCCCATGTATCCGAGCGGCTGGTGGAGCTGGACGTTCGCCGCTACAGACGGCCGTCGCTATCTGCAGCCGGATCCCGCCCGCGCCGCGGCCGTCGCCTGTGGCTCGGAGATCTGGAGTCCCCGCTGGCAACGCGGCGCCTTCGACGCCATCCCCGCCGCCATCGAGCGCGCCCTCAACACATGA
- a CDS encoding Dps family protein gives MATDIDIGIPEAERLEIAAGLGRVLADSTVLYAKTHGFHWNVTGPMFNTLHLMFMGQYTELWNALDAIAERIRALGCPAPFGGTTYGQLSSIAETQGIPAALEMVRELVLGHEAVARTIRGVMVTAEAANDQPTADLLTQRLQIHEKTAWMLRSLLEA, from the coding sequence ATGGCAACCGACATTGACATCGGCATCCCGGAAGCCGAGCGATTGGAGATCGCCGCAGGTCTGGGCCGCGTGCTGGCCGACAGCACCGTGCTCTACGCCAAAACCCACGGCTTCCACTGGAACGTCACCGGGCCGATGTTCAACACCCTGCACCTGATGTTTATGGGGCAGTACACCGAGCTCTGGAACGCCCTAGACGCCATCGCCGAGCGCATCCGCGCCCTTGGCTGCCCGGCCCCCTTTGGCGGCACCACCTACGGCCAGCTCTCCTCAATCGCCGAAACCCAGGGCATCCCTGCAGCCTTGGAGATGGTGCGCGAGCTGGTGCTGGGCCACGAGGCGGTAGCCCGCACCATCCGCGGCGTCATGGTCACCGCCGAAGCAGCCAACGACCAACCCACCGCCGACCTGCTTACCCAGCGGCTGCAGATCCACGAGAAGACCGCATGGATGCTGCGCAGCTTGCTCGAGGCGTAA
- a CDS encoding Crp/Fnr family transcriptional regulator: protein MVASATITTPLELMAAQVDCEVLTLPTGSKVFSRGSRADSIYGVRRGIIEVISESGEKLCYRPGELFSYQDILWRDGIYRNEAFARTPVEILRLDRLRFLNLLHNHPTLAVLLISQQHERLREQRTSGTCCY, encoded by the coding sequence ATGGTGGCTTCGGCGACGATCACGACCCCGCTGGAGCTGATGGCGGCTCAAGTGGATTGCGAGGTTCTCACCCTGCCCACCGGCTCCAAGGTGTTTTCCAGGGGCTCCCGGGCCGATTCGATTTATGGGGTGCGCCGGGGCATCATCGAGGTGATCAGCGAGAGCGGCGAGAAGCTTTGCTACCGCCCCGGAGAGCTGTTCAGCTATCAAGACATCCTTTGGCGCGACGGCATTTATCGCAACGAAGCCTTTGCCCGTACCCCTGTTGAGATCCTGCGGCTTGATCGCTTGCGCTTCCTCAACCTGCTGCATAACCACCCGACTCTGGCGGTGCTGCTGATCAGCCAGCAGCACGAGCGCCTGCGCGAACAGCGCACCAGCGGCACCTGCTGCTACTGA
- the gcvT gene encoding glycine cleavage system aminomethyltransferase GcvT — protein MGLIRTPLFAATQAAGGRMVPFAGWEMAVQFEGLVAEHQAVRRRCGIFDISHMGVLTLRGAGAKDALQALVPTDLFRIGPGEACYTVLLNERGGIRDDLIVYDRGWQPDGQCHELLLVINAACAAADTAWICSQLEPLGIRVEDRKSDGVLLALQGPEAAARLEELADSDLSGLPRFGHRELKLAGASAFVGRTGYTGEDGFELLLNRPDGLLLWDKLLASGVSPCGLGARDTLRLEAAMHLYSHELDEHTTPLEAGLGWLVHLEMPKAFIGREVLERQSAAGVQRRLVGLKLQGRAIARHGYPVLAAGAPVASEPLGHITSGSWSPTLEEAIALAYVPASAAKLGTELAVEIRGKAEPALVVKRPFYRR, from the coding sequence ATGGGCTTGATACGCACCCCCCTGTTTGCAGCCACCCAAGCAGCGGGTGGCCGGATGGTGCCCTTTGCCGGTTGGGAGATGGCCGTGCAATTTGAGGGCTTGGTGGCAGAGCACCAGGCCGTGCGGCGCCGCTGCGGCATCTTCGACATCTCCCACATGGGGGTGCTGACCCTGCGGGGCGCAGGCGCCAAAGACGCCCTGCAGGCTCTGGTGCCCACCGATCTGTTTCGGATAGGCCCCGGCGAGGCCTGCTACACGGTGCTGCTCAACGAGCGGGGCGGCATCCGCGACGACCTGATCGTTTACGACCGGGGTTGGCAGCCAGATGGCCAGTGCCACGAACTGCTGCTGGTGATCAATGCCGCCTGCGCCGCAGCCGACACCGCCTGGATTTGCAGCCAGCTAGAGCCCCTCGGCATCCGTGTTGAAGATCGCAAAAGCGATGGCGTGCTGCTGGCCCTCCAGGGCCCGGAGGCGGCCGCCCGCCTGGAGGAGTTGGCGGATAGCGACCTGAGCGGCCTGCCCCGCTTCGGCCACCGGGAGCTGAAACTGGCTGGCGCCAGCGCCTTTGTGGGCCGCACTGGTTACACCGGCGAAGACGGCTTCGAACTGCTGCTGAACCGGCCAGACGGCCTGCTCCTGTGGGACAAATTGCTGGCCAGCGGCGTCAGCCCCTGCGGCCTCGGCGCTCGCGACACCCTGCGCCTGGAAGCGGCGATGCACCTCTACAGCCACGAGCTGGATGAGCACACCACACCCCTGGAGGCCGGCCTGGGCTGGCTGGTGCACCTGGAAATGCCCAAAGCCTTCATTGGTCGCGAGGTGCTGGAGCGCCAGAGCGCCGCGGGAGTCCAACGGCGCCTGGTGGGATTGAAGCTGCAGGGCCGCGCCATCGCCCGCCATGGCTATCCGGTGCTAGCTGCCGGGGCTCCAGTGGCTAGTGAGCCGCTGGGGCACATCACAAGCGGCAGTTGGTCACCCACACTCGAAGAGGCGATCGCCCTGGCCTACGTGCCAGCGAGCGCCGCCAAGCTGGGCACCGAGCTGGCGGTGGAGATCCGAGGCAAGGCCGAGCCAGCGCTGGTGGTCAAACGCCCCTTCTACAGGCGCTGA
- a CDS encoding Tll0287-like domain-containing protein: MATRKRLLALTATLLLTLISFGYLLDTALFQQAKQEIDNRAHFFMDTMLAVREYTSNDVNPIIAPLNFSSPQFLPEAVPSYAATKVYTYLSGKKDYRQYLYREATLNPTNLKDRADTFEARIIEIFRANPSSKEQEGSYTTASGKLHYVARPIVISKASCLACHSTPEKAPPSQLATYGTVSGFGWNLGEIVGAQIVSIPVEEVNAAKSTNFLSIMLIFFFALAVLSLLIVSLSSVIRMR; the protein is encoded by the coding sequence ATGGCAACACGGAAGCGACTGCTCGCACTGACAGCAACGCTCCTGTTAACCCTTATCTCCTTCGGATACTTGCTGGATACAGCGCTGTTTCAGCAAGCCAAGCAGGAGATTGACAATCGGGCCCATTTCTTTATGGATACGATGCTCGCAGTTCGAGAATATACTAGCAATGATGTCAACCCAATCATCGCCCCGCTCAACTTCAGCTCTCCACAATTTCTACCCGAAGCCGTTCCTAGCTATGCGGCAACAAAGGTTTACACCTATCTAAGCGGCAAGAAAGATTACCGACAATATCTCTACAGAGAAGCCACCCTGAACCCCACAAATCTCAAAGACCGTGCCGACACTTTTGAAGCTCGGATCATTGAGATCTTCAGGGCCAATCCCTCCAGCAAAGAACAGGAAGGCTCCTACACCACAGCATCCGGCAAGCTGCACTACGTCGCTCGGCCGATCGTGATAAGTAAAGCAAGCTGCCTTGCCTGCCACTCCACCCCTGAGAAAGCTCCCCCCAGCCAGCTGGCCACCTACGGCACAGTCAGTGGCTTTGGGTGGAATCTTGGTGAGATCGTCGGAGCCCAGATCGTGAGCATTCCGGTGGAGGAAGTGAATGCGGCAAAAAGCACCAATTTCCTTTCAATCATGTTGATCTTTTTCTTTGCACTTGCCGTTCTTAGCCTACTCATTGTTTCGCTTTCTTCCGTGATACGGATGCGTTGA
- the speB gene encoding agmatinase, producing the protein MTNLFDTDLFDTDLFDQDGAIYMASQRDPAGCRVGLFGVPYDGTTSFRPGTRFGPAAIREVSSGLESYCPQLDRDLEDLAFADLGAVDIPFGAPEPVVAAVKAATEAVLALGLKPLMLGGEHSISSGAVAAVAAQHPELVLVQLDAHADLRHEWLGAQHSHACAMRRCLEVLPSQQLLQIAIRSGSREEFSELRNSGRLVAIERMAEALKPLRGKPIYLTVDLDWFDPAVMAGTGTPEPGGFLWGDFAALVEELRHHNLVAADVVELAPMLDASGVSSVLAAKVVRSLLFLLDR; encoded by the coding sequence ATGACCAACCTCTTTGACACGGATTTGTTTGACACAGATCTCTTTGACCAAGACGGCGCCATCTACATGGCCAGCCAGCGCGATCCGGCCGGCTGCCGCGTCGGCCTGTTCGGCGTGCCTTACGACGGCACCACCTCCTTCCGCCCCGGCACCCGCTTCGGCCCCGCCGCCATCCGCGAGGTGAGCAGCGGCCTGGAGAGCTACTGCCCCCAGCTCGATCGCGACCTAGAAGACCTGGCCTTCGCCGACCTCGGCGCCGTTGATATCCCCTTCGGCGCCCCTGAGCCGGTGGTGGCGGCCGTGAAGGCGGCCACGGAAGCGGTGCTGGCGCTGGGGCTTAAGCCGCTGATGCTGGGCGGCGAACACTCGATCAGCTCCGGTGCCGTGGCAGCCGTGGCGGCCCAGCACCCCGAGCTGGTGCTGGTGCAGCTCGATGCCCACGCCGACCTGCGCCACGAGTGGCTGGGCGCGCAGCACAGCCACGCCTGCGCCATGCGCCGCTGCCTGGAGGTGCTGCCCAGCCAGCAGCTGCTGCAGATCGCCATCCGCAGCGGCAGCCGCGAGGAATTCAGCGAGTTGCGGAACAGCGGCCGGCTGGTGGCGATCGAGCGGATGGCCGAGGCGCTCAAGCCCCTGCGGGGCAAGCCGATCTATCTCACGGTGGACCTCGATTGGTTTGATCCGGCGGTGATGGCCGGCACCGGCACACCGGAGCCCGGCGGCTTCCTTTGGGGTGATTTCGCCGCACTCGTGGAGGAGCTACGCCACCACAACCTGGTGGCCGCCGATGTGGTGGAGCTGGCTCCCATGCTGGATGCCAGCGGCGTGAGCAGCGTGCTGGCCGCCAAGGTGGTGCGCAGCCTGCTGTTTCTGCTCGACCGTTAA